The DNA segment AAAGAAGAAATAATAATTTAGATTAAATTATTTTAAATAGAGTGACTTCATTTGAAGTCACTTTTTTAGTATTTAGTGTTATTTGCGGAATACCACTCTTGTTTTTTTAAAAAGTGATTTATATTATTTTTAATAACTTAAGATTTTGTTGATTTTGTTCTGAATAGATTTTAATTTAATCCAAGTATATCTGTTTTTTTTTGGATTATTTTTTTTGATTTCCCAATGTATTGTTACATATTTGCTATTGATAACATTGAAATAATTATATTAAAATTACACGATCATGAAAATTAAAATTATTCTTTTATTCTTATTTACAATTAAATTTACTATTAATAATGCACAGGTTGGTATTAATACAACAAATCCAAAAGGAGTTTTAGATATTACTTCTGCAAATTCTGCAGTGGTCCTTCCGAGACTTGCAGATCCTGTATCGGTTATTACTCCGGTTGCAGGGATGATATTATATGATTCTACCAACAAAGCAATAAGATATTTTGACGGTAGTACATGGAACACGGTAATATACAGTACGCAGCTCACGAAACCTAATGAAGGAGTGGTGAAAATTAATGCTGGTGGATCTAGTGGTGGCGTAAAACCAAGTTGGAGCAATACTCCGGCTAATACCACACGACAGGTTACGTATTCGTTGCCTTTAGTATATGCTTCTTCTCCTACAACAAGCTGGCCGGAAAACTCTACCGTTAGCGACATTAAGATCTATAACGGAGGTAGATTTATAGAAAATGAAGTTTTAGGACAGGTGCATCAATGGAGAGTTATTGTCAATTACACCAAAAGCTCAAATATATTAAGTCAGGATATAAAATTCATTTTACGAAATCCTTCTTCAAGTTTCAGGCTTGAAGTAAGTGGTGTTATTCCATCAGGTAAAACGAGTGGTATTCTTGTATACAATTTTACGTCAATTGCAGACCAGGCAAGCCTTCCAAGTCCTTTCGGTACAGGTAACGGGTATATATTAGAATGGGTGGCCTCTGATGATATTACAACCTTAAATATTGATAGCGTTACAAGAATTTCTAATCATAAAGATTAATTTTTACATAATATAAAAATCATGTCTTGATGCTTTTTTATATTTTAGTACTATGAAAATATATGTAGTAAGCGGTCTTGGCGCAGATTTTAAAGTACTTGAAAAAATACAGTTCCCAAAACACCATGAAGTTGTTTTTATCGACTGGCTGATTCCGGACCAGAATGAAGAATTCTTACATTATGTACAGAGAATGGCAGAGAAAATTGATGACTCGGAGCCATTTTACCTCTTGGGATATTCCTTTGGCGGAATTCTGGTTCAGGAAATAAATAAGCTGAAGCCTGCGAAAAAAGTAGTTATTTTGGGGAGTATCAGGTCAGATAAGGAAAAATCAGTTCTAATTAAAACCGGGCAGGTTACCAGAATCCCAAAGCTTTTACCTGTAAGGTTTTTCAATGAAAAGACAACGAATATCTATTCTATGTTCAGAAAGTTTTTTGATCCTAAAAATCCAAGAATTTTACAATATTTTCAGGTGAGAGATCCTTATTATCTGAAATGGTCTATTGAAAAAATATCCGACTGGAAATTTGAAGAAAACCCGGATGTCATACAAATTCTCGGAGATAAAGACATCGTCTTCCCGATTAAAAACTGCAGACCGGATTATATTATTAAAGGAGGAACTCATTTGTTTCCCGCAACAAAATCAAAAGAAGTTTCCGGGATATTAAAGGGGGTGTTTGATTAAATTTTGCATTTAAAATTATTTTATGTTATTTTTTTTAGGGGTTGTGAGGTTTTTTTAGTTGTTTTTAAAAATTTATGTTTATTTTTGAAGGGGTAAAACATAAATTGTTATGACAGTTGGTTTAAAATGGATCGTTTCATTCTGTATCATTACTCTTGTTGCTGTAGGGGGACTATTCTGGAGTCCTATTTCAGACTTTCCGAATACCGGAGAATTTCTTGGTGAAGAAAATATTGTAGGGGCCGATGTCGCATGGATTCTTGCAGCTGCAGGACTTGTCTTGCTGATGACTCCCGGACTTTCGTTCTTTTATGGAGGAATGGTAGGTAAAAAAAATGTAATTTCTACGATGCTCCAGAGCTTTATCGCATTGGGAGTGATTTCTATTCTGTGGGTGGTTATTGGTTTTTCCTTATCTTTCGGAGATTCCATTGGCTTTACTTTAAATGGGGAACATTACGGAATTATCGGTAATCCGCTGAGCTATCCTTTCTTCAGTAGAGTAGGGGTTCTTCCTCATAAATATATGGCATCTACCATCCCGTTTATCTTGTTTGCCTTATTTCAGATGAAATTTGCCGTAATTACACCTGCTTTGATTACAGGATCTTTTGCGGAAAGGGTACGTTTTATCTCTTATCTTTTATTTATGGTGCTTTTTAGCATCTTTATCTATACTCCGCTTTGTCATATGGTTTGGCATCCGGACGGGCTTCTCAATAAATATTTTGGTGTAAAAGATTTTGCAGGAGGAACAGTTGTTCATATGAGTGCGGGATTTGCAGCATTGGCCGGTGCTTTGGTAGTGGGAAACAGAAAAAGGCCGCATCATGAGCCTTCCAATATTTCCTATGTGATCCTGGGAACGGGAATGCTTTGGTTTGGATGGTTCGGATTTAATGCCGGTTCGGCACTTAGTGCCAATGCTACTGCAGCAACAGCATTCGGGACTACAACAATTGCCTCTGCTTCTGCGATGATGACCTGGATTTTCTTCGACCGCATTAACAAAAGAAAAGTTTCTGCTTTAGGGGCATGTATCGGTGCAGTGGTCGGTCTGGTGGCAATTACTCCCGGATGTGGTTTTGTTTCGGTTTCGGAAAGTTTATTTATAGGATTTATTTCGGCAATTGTTTCTAATCTGATGATGAACTGGAAAGCACTAAAAAAAATAGACGACACACTGGATGTATTTGCCTGTCATGGTGTCGGTGGAATTATGGGAATGATTCTTACCGCAATTTTTGCTCATGGTGAAAATGCCAGTCTTCTTCATGGCGGTCTGGAAGTTTTTGCACATCACATGGCGGCATTGCTTCTGGTTTCAGTATTTACGTTTTTCGGATCATTACTTTTATATAAAATTACAAACAGCATTATTACACTGAGGGTTTCGGAGGAATCTGAAGATCTCGGATTAGATATTTCCCAGCACGAAGAAAGCCTGTGTTAGGAGTTTTAAACAGTGAATTGTCATCTTAAATAGTGAATGATTCCGGTAAATTTAAAATTGACTGCAAAGCAAATTGACCATTCACTATTGACATAAAAAGAATCTACTAGTGTTCATATAGTTTTAATTAGAAAGCCGGAGCTGATTTTTCATCTCCGGCTTTTGCATTTGGATTTATCATGTATCTTTGTGATAAAGAAAAAGGAGAATTTCTATATGGAATCAATATCGGTTTTTGAAATTATAAAAGTGGGAATTGGGCCGTCCAGTTCACATACAATGGGACCCTGGAATGCGGCCTCTGCATTCATCAGAATTATAAAAAGAGAAAGATCAATTGCAGAAGTGAAAGAAGTTTTTCTTGAATTTTTCGGTTCCCTTGCCAAAACGGGGATCGGACACGGAACTGATATTGCAGGGATGCTGGGATTAAGTGGTGAAGATTTTAAAACCATTGATACCACAAAAATTGATGAAAAAATAGAACAAATTAAAAGTTCGCAAAAACTCAACCTCGGTGGTGAAAAAGAAATTCCTTTTATTTACGGGCATCATCTGGTATTAAATATGAAACAGTCGCTCGATTATCATCCGAATGGAATGATTTTTAAAGCAATTTTTGAGGACGGAACTGAATTAGTGCAGGATTTTTATTCTGTAGGAGGAGGTTTTATTATGAGCCAGGAGAAAAAATCTATTGAAAAACATTGTATCCGTACCTTATATCCTTGCCATAAATCTTCGGATATTGTAAAATATTGTGAGAAACTTGGTCTTACCAGAATTTCAGATCTTATTTTAATGAATGAAGAAAGCTGGAGATCTCAGGAAGAAACGAAAAAAGAAGCATTGTATATCTGGCAGCAGATCAAAGAATGTATTTATAAAGGTGTGAATAAGGAAGGTATTCTTCCAGGCGGACTTAATGTTTCGCGTCGGGCTGCCGGAATTAATCGCAAGCTGCTGGGAGATAAAATCTATAAAAATAAAGATGAATGGTTTCAGCAGGTGGTAGATGCGGAAGAAAATTTCACCAACATCAATAAATGGATTTCATGTTTTGCATTGGCGGTAAATGAGGAAAATGCAAGCTTCGGAAGAATCATTACGGCACCAACGAACGGGGCCAGCGGTGTAATTCCCGCGGTTTTAATGTATGCTCAGGCTTTTACACCTTTCACGAGTGAAGATGATATCATCCGGTTTTTGCTGGTGGCAGGAGAAATCGGTACTTTATTTAAGAAAAATGCGACTATTTCTGCTGCAATGGGAGGCTGTCAGGCAGAAGTTGGGGTTTCCTCGGCAATGGCAGCGGCAGGACTTACCGAAATTCTCGGCGGCAGTGTAGGACAGGTTCTGATGGCTGCAGAAATCGCTATGGAACATCATTTGGGAATGACCTGCGACCCGATTAAAGGATTGGTGCAGATTCCATGTATTGAAAGAAATACGATGGGCGCGATAAAGGCAATTACCGCAGCCAATATTGCTCTGGAAAGTGATCCGGCGAAAGCAAAGGTAAGTTTAGATCAAGTTATTCAAACCATGTGGGAAACCGCCCTTTCTATGAACGACCGTTTTAAGGAAACTTCCGAAGGTGGTTTGGCGATAGCTGTAAATGTAGCGGAATGTTAGGATTAGTTTAATTTATAAAGAA comes from the Chryseobacterium nepalense genome and includes:
- a CDS encoding ammonium transporter is translated as MTVGLKWIVSFCIITLVAVGGLFWSPISDFPNTGEFLGEENIVGADVAWILAAAGLVLLMTPGLSFFYGGMVGKKNVISTMLQSFIALGVISILWVVIGFSLSFGDSIGFTLNGEHYGIIGNPLSYPFFSRVGVLPHKYMASTIPFILFALFQMKFAVITPALITGSFAERVRFISYLLFMVLFSIFIYTPLCHMVWHPDGLLNKYFGVKDFAGGTVVHMSAGFAALAGALVVGNRKRPHHEPSNISYVILGTGMLWFGWFGFNAGSALSANATAATAFGTTTIASASAMMTWIFFDRINKRKVSALGACIGAVVGLVAITPGCGFVSVSESLFIGFISAIVSNLMMNWKALKKIDDTLDVFACHGVGGIMGMILTAIFAHGENASLLHGGLEVFAHHMAALLLVSVFTFFGSLLLYKITNSIITLRVSEESEDLGLDISQHEESLC
- a CDS encoding alpha/beta hydrolase, translating into MKIYVVSGLGADFKVLEKIQFPKHHEVVFIDWLIPDQNEEFLHYVQRMAEKIDDSEPFYLLGYSFGGILVQEINKLKPAKKVVILGSIRSDKEKSVLIKTGQVTRIPKLLPVRFFNEKTTNIYSMFRKFFDPKNPRILQYFQVRDPYYLKWSIEKISDWKFEENPDVIQILGDKDIVFPIKNCRPDYIIKGGTHLFPATKSKEVSGILKGVFD
- a CDS encoding L-serine ammonia-lyase; protein product: MESISVFEIIKVGIGPSSSHTMGPWNAASAFIRIIKRERSIAEVKEVFLEFFGSLAKTGIGHGTDIAGMLGLSGEDFKTIDTTKIDEKIEQIKSSQKLNLGGEKEIPFIYGHHLVLNMKQSLDYHPNGMIFKAIFEDGTELVQDFYSVGGGFIMSQEKKSIEKHCIRTLYPCHKSSDIVKYCEKLGLTRISDLILMNEESWRSQEETKKEALYIWQQIKECIYKGVNKEGILPGGLNVSRRAAGINRKLLGDKIYKNKDEWFQQVVDAEENFTNINKWISCFALAVNEENASFGRIITAPTNGASGVIPAVLMYAQAFTPFTSEDDIIRFLLVAGEIGTLFKKNATISAAMGGCQAEVGVSSAMAAAGLTEILGGSVGQVLMAAEIAMEHHLGMTCDPIKGLVQIPCIERNTMGAIKAITAANIALESDPAKAKVSLDQVIQTMWETALSMNDRFKETSEGGLAIAVNVAEC